The region CACTTGGACACCATTGGCATCAAAACCAATGGCCGTGACTCGTCCCACCTGGACGCCTCGATAGCGCACCTGTGTTCCCACTGCTAAGCCCGGTGCTGTGTCCAATTCCACCTCAAGGGTGTAGCTATTGGCACCGGCAAGGTTGCCCCGCAACCAGAGGAGGCCAACCCCCAATGTAGCTAAGCCCGCAAGAATGACCAGGCCCACCAAACTTTCCTGCACACGCCGTGACTGCATCATAGGGAGAGATCACCGCAAAAAATTTTTGGAATCTATAGCAACTATAGTTTACTCTGAAGTCCTTGAATCGCTGCTTTTTGCCAGTGTTCTCCCGAAATCAGGGTGTGCATTTGCCAGTTAGGATCGGGTTGGGGGTAGTCTTGGCGATAGTGACCACCGCGGCTTTCCTCACGAAAGAGGGCACTTTTGAGAATTAAATAGGCAATATCCAAGAGATTGCGTAGCTCGCCCCATTCCCAAAGAGTGTCCTGCACGGCTTGATTGCTGAGGGTATAACAGTAGTTGGGGCCGAGTTCATGGAAGGCGATCGCGACTGGATGAACCAGCAATTCTTGGCGCCATTCCTTCACTTGGGAAAGCGCAGCCATTAGCGTGGGAGCATCGCGACAAATCCCCGCACTTTGCCACAGGAGTTCCCGCAAGTCTTGGCGCCACTGACGAAAGCTCACGGGCTCAATTTCCAGGGATTTCTGGCCAGCAGGGGACACTGCCAAGGGATGGGGCTGAGGTTCCAGATAAGCAAGTTGAGCTGAAAAGACAAAACATTCCAAAAGGGAGTTACTGGCTAGGCGATTGGCACCATGGACACCAGTACTAGCGACTTCGCCAACGGCATAGAGGCCGGGAAGGCTGGTTTTGGCCTGTAAATCGGTGACGACTCCCCCCATCCAGTAATGGGCTGCGGGAGACACCGGAATGGGTTGCTGCTCAACGTCAATGCCCCACTGCCGACAGACGGCGATGATTTTCGGAAAGCGGTAGTGCAGGCGATCGCGGGCAATGGGTCGTAGGTCTAGCCAGACATGGGGGGCAGGGGTGTGCTGAAGGTGACGGTAAATGGCACGGCTGACAATATCCCGTGGAGCAAGCTCGCCAGCAGGATGGTAATCCGTCAGAAAGCGATGACCTGTGTTGTCGATTAAATGGGCCCCTTCACCCCGTACTGCTTCACTGATAAGAAATCGCGGTGCCCCCTCGACGGCTAGGGCAGTGGGATGAAACTGAAAAAACTCGACATCGCGAATCTGGGCACCGGCTCGCCAGGCCATTGCCACACCATCGCCAGTACTGAGGGGGGGATTGGTAGTTTGGGCAAAAACTTGACCGCCACCCCCCGTAGCGAGAATGACCGCCCCCGAGCGCAGCCACTGAAGCTGTCCCTGATGCAACAGACACACCCCACAGCATCGCCCCGACTCTAGCCACAGATCCAAGACAAAGCTATTGGGCAAAAGCGTGATATGGGGTGCAGCAGTGACCTGTTTGAGCAGTGTCGTAATTAGGGCTTGTCCGGTGGTATCAGCGGCATGGAGTACTCGAGGACGAGAATGGGCAGCTTCGAGGGTCAGAGCCGGGCGATCGCCCGCACGATCAAAGGCAACTCCCATCGCCAACAGGCGCTCCACCTGCGCTGGTGCCTGCTCAACCAAAAACTGGACACTCACTGG is a window of Thermosynechococcus vestitus BP-1 DNA encoding:
- the nadB gene encoding L-aspartate oxidase; the protein is MTPATSGFDVLIIGSGAAGLSAALALPATYRIGLITKTDLQQSASGWAQGGMAAAIDPTDSPLLHAQDTLAAGAGLCDPVSVQFLVEQAPAQVERLLAMGVAFDRAGDRPALTLEAAHSRPRVLHAADTTGQALITTLLKQVTAAPHITLLPNSFVLDLWLESGRCCGVCLLHQGQLQWLRSGAVILATGGGGQVFAQTTNPPLSTGDGVAMAWRAGAQIRDVEFFQFHPTALAVEGAPRFLISEAVRGEGAHLIDNTGHRFLTDYHPAGELAPRDIVSRAIYRHLQHTPAPHVWLDLRPIARDRLHYRFPKIIAVCRQWGIDVEQQPIPVSPAAHYWMGGVVTDLQAKTSLPGLYAVGEVASTGVHGANRLASNSLLECFVFSAQLAYLEPQPHPLAVSPAGQKSLEIEPVSFRQWRQDLRELLWQSAGICRDAPTLMAALSQVKEWRQELLVHPVAIAFHELGPNYCYTLSNQAVQDTLWEWGELRNLLDIAYLILKSALFREESRGGHYRQDYPQPDPNWQMHTLISGEHWQKAAIQGLQSKL